The Chryseobacterium nakagawai genome has a segment encoding these proteins:
- a CDS encoding M15 family metallopeptidase translates to MDKVTAERIQELHPFVRDEVKQIIKECDAALTGKAKIRITQGLRSFEEQEKLYAIGRITSGKKITNAKAGQSIHNYGLAVDICLMIDGKTASWDTVKDWDNDKVADWYECVKIFAKHGWDWGGNWKTFKDLPHFEKKTIPSKKGPVKTSWRKLLKMSRDQKNYVVF, encoded by the coding sequence ATGGATAAAGTAACAGCAGAGAGAATTCAGGAACTTCACCCGTTTGTAAGAGATGAAGTAAAGCAAATTATTAAAGAATGTGATGCGGCCCTCACCGGCAAAGCTAAGATAAGAATTACCCAAGGATTAAGATCTTTTGAGGAGCAGGAAAAGCTTTATGCAATTGGAAGAATAACATCCGGAAAAAAGATAACCAATGCCAAAGCGGGCCAGAGTATCCACAATTATGGTCTTGCTGTAGATATCTGCCTGATGATCGACGGAAAAACGGCCAGTTGGGACACTGTAAAAGACTGGGATAATGATAAGGTTGCAGACTGGTATGAATGTGTGAAAATCTTTGCAAAACATGGCTGGGATTGGGGTGGAAACTGGAAAACTTTTAAAGATCTTCCCCACTTTGAAAAAAAGACAATTCCATCGAAGAAAGGACCTGTAAAAACCAGTTGGAGAAAGCTTTTGAAGATGTCTAGAGATCAAAAAAATTATGTTGTTTTTTAA
- a CDS encoding Na+/H+ antiporter encodes MHTILPFLLAMIAAIVLLNMWAAKLKIAYPILLVVFGLLVSFIPGLPAVKINPDLIFFIFLPPLLFEAAWSISFKEMKRWWRIIGSFAFLVVFFTAFSVAIAANYFIPGFTIALGFLLGGIVSPPDAVSTGAIMKFVKIPNTTAAVLEGESLLNDASSLIIFRFALITVGTGQFVWQEASLDFLWMVIGGAGIGLLLAWIFVQAHKRLPTDASSDIALTLIEPYLMYWIAEQIHCSGVLAVVCGGLYMSAKRMIFLNSTSRIRGYSVWESFVFILNGIVFLIIGLELPEIVGGLRSEGIALKTAINYGVLVTVILIAARIISSYAAMITTIIFRPSVAPRASSMRRRLMMPILLGWTGMRGVVSLAAALAIPITLENGTPFPNRNLILFITFVVILLTLLVQGLTLPYFIKYGKIFDDFIDEEKEELARKEIKQKLRQHVYHFLKNKHESELHSDAGIERLLRHWEEKNKANDADWMNEKSKAVFIEMLEIQRQFLSELNKDVSVNEEIIRHQLYQLDLEEERLKMI; translated from the coding sequence ATGCACACCATTTTACCCTTTTTGTTGGCCATGATAGCCGCTATTGTATTATTAAATATGTGGGCTGCTAAATTAAAAATCGCTTATCCGATTTTGCTGGTTGTATTTGGACTTCTTGTAAGTTTTATACCTGGTTTGCCTGCTGTAAAGATCAATCCCGATCTTATCTTTTTTATATTTTTACCCCCACTATTATTTGAGGCTGCCTGGTCCATTTCCTTTAAAGAAATGAAAAGATGGTGGCGTATCATTGGAAGCTTTGCTTTCCTGGTTGTATTTTTTACCGCGTTTTCAGTGGCCATTGCTGCCAATTATTTTATTCCGGGATTTACGATTGCTCTGGGATTTTTATTGGGAGGCATCGTGTCTCCGCCAGATGCTGTAAGTACGGGTGCCATTATGAAATTTGTGAAAATTCCCAATACCACTGCAGCTGTTTTGGAAGGAGAAAGTTTACTGAATGATGCATCTTCTCTGATTATATTCCGTTTTGCTCTGATTACAGTAGGAACCGGACAATTTGTATGGCAGGAGGCTTCATTGGATTTTTTATGGATGGTGATCGGAGGGGCAGGAATTGGCCTATTGTTGGCCTGGATTTTTGTACAAGCTCACAAACGACTTCCTACAGATGCTTCATCAGATATTGCATTGACCCTTATTGAACCCTATCTGATGTACTGGATAGCAGAACAAATTCATTGCTCCGGGGTTTTGGCAGTTGTTTGCGGAGGCCTGTATATGTCTGCTAAAAGAATGATCTTTTTAAACAGTACAAGTCGTATAAGAGGATATAGCGTATGGGAAAGCTTTGTATTTATTTTGAATGGCATTGTCTTCTTAATTATCGGACTAGAGCTTCCTGAAATTGTAGGCGGCCTGCGTTCTGAAGGAATAGCTTTAAAGACTGCCATTAATTATGGAGTATTAGTGACTGTTATTCTTATTGCAGCTAGAATTATAAGCTCCTATGCGGCAATGATTACCACGATTATTTTTCGCCCCTCTGTCGCTCCCAGAGCATCTTCCATGAGAAGACGTCTGATGATGCCTATTTTACTTGGATGGACGGGAATGAGGGGAGTGGTATCTCTGGCGGCAGCACTTGCCATTCCTATAACTCTTGAAAATGGAACCCCTTTTCCAAACAGAAATCTTATCTTATTCATCACTTTTGTAGTGATATTGCTTACTCTTTTGGTTCAAGGGCTTACATTGCCTTATTTTATAAAATATGGAAAAATATTTGATGACTTTATAGATGAAGAAAAAGAAGAACTGGCCCGTAAAGAAATCAAACAAAAATTAAGACAGCACGTTTATCACTTTCTTAAAAACAAACATGAAAGCGAACTTCATAGTGATGCAGGAATAGAACGATTGTTGCGACATTGGGAAGAAAAAAACAAAGCCAATGATGCTGACTGGATGAACGAAAAATCCAAGGCTGTTTTTATCGAAATGCTTGAAATCCAAAGACAGTTCCTTTCAGAGCTTAATAAAGACGTTTCTGTGAATGAAGAGATTATCCGGCATCAGCTTTATCAGCTTGACCTGGAGGAAGAACGGTTGAAAATGATTTAA
- a CDS encoding Y-family DNA polymerase — translation MYALVDCNNFFVSCERTLDPSLEGKPVVVLSNNDGCVVSRSKEAKDLGIPMAAPAFKYKELFNQHDVKSFSAKFELYNYKSQQVINIARSYVLEYEVYSIDELFLDLTGFKYIDIHEYCSKIKTEIQEKENIPVSIGIAPSKTLCKVANRIVKEFPEQCKGVYIMDTPEKIEKALKWLNIGDVWGIGRKLAAKMNDNGVYKAWDLLQKPEMWVRKIMGIHGVRMIHELRGIRQLELDAPSPKKSIAVTRSFMQMLTDKESVRERVETFGMYCSERLRKQNTCCKMITVFVQTNRFRNDLPEYRNAMTQILPNPTNSSILIGRVVNELFEAVYRDGFHYKRAGVMVNDFVPEDQRQISLFEEDTQNQHLPVMKAMDAMNRKFGKDKVRLGSMSGENTFGRAQLSPEYEAFLKKNTLPEANFRFH, via the coding sequence ATGTATGCGCTGGTAGATTGCAATAACTTTTTTGTTTCCTGTGAAAGGACTCTGGACCCTTCCCTTGAAGGCAAACCCGTTGTGGTTCTCTCTAACAACGATGGATGTGTAGTGTCTCGAAGTAAGGAGGCAAAAGACCTTGGAATTCCTATGGCAGCGCCTGCATTCAAATACAAAGAACTTTTCAACCAACATGATGTAAAAAGTTTTTCTGCAAAATTTGAACTCTATAATTATAAAAGTCAACAGGTAATTAATATAGCCCGTTCTTATGTTTTAGAGTATGAAGTTTATAGTATCGACGAGCTTTTTCTAGATCTTACAGGCTTTAAATATATTGACATTCACGAGTATTGTTCTAAAATCAAAACAGAAATTCAGGAGAAAGAAAATATTCCTGTCAGTATAGGAATTGCACCCAGTAAAACCTTATGTAAAGTGGCTAACAGAATTGTGAAAGAATTTCCGGAGCAATGTAAGGGAGTTTATATTATGGATACTCCTGAGAAAATAGAGAAGGCATTGAAATGGCTGAATATAGGAGACGTTTGGGGAATAGGGAGAAAGCTGGCTGCTAAAATGAATGATAATGGTGTTTATAAAGCTTGGGACCTTCTTCAGAAACCTGAAATGTGGGTTCGGAAAATTATGGGAATTCATGGGGTAAGGATGATTCATGAATTAAGAGGAATTCGTCAATTGGAACTGGATGCTCCATCTCCTAAAAAATCAATTGCTGTTACCAGAAGCTTTATGCAAATGCTTACCGATAAAGAATCCGTTAGGGAACGCGTAGAAACCTTTGGAATGTACTGTTCAGAAAGATTGAGAAAGCAAAATACCTGCTGTAAAATGATTACTGTTTTCGTACAAACAAATCGTTTTAGAAATGACCTTCCTGAATACAGAAATGCTATGACCCAAATTCTTCCCAATCCAACCAATTCATCTATATTGATTGGAAGGGTCGTCAATGAGCTTTTTGAAGCCGTTTACAGAGACGGATTTCATTATAAAAGGGCAGGGGTGATGGTAAATGACTTTGTTCCTGAAGATCAGAGACAGATCAGCCTTTTTGAAGAAGATACACAAAATCAACATCTTCCTGTAATGAAGGCGATGGATGCCATGAACCGGAAATTCGGAAAGGATAAAGTACGTTTGGGAAGCATGAGCGGTGAAAATACTTTTGGCCGTGCCCAGCTATCTCCGGAATATGAAGCTTTCTTAAAAAAGAATACGCTGCCGGAAGCTAATTTTAGGTTTCATTGA
- a CDS encoding complement C1q domain-containing protein: MKNLIILRKWIFIAGCLFIHSLTAQVGINTSNPQTIFHIDGAKDNPASGTPSSVQASNDVAVTSLGEIGIGILSPVVKIDTRSASNTDNSIGVGETSQTASVAGSGAIRYNPLNGGKMQYSDGIVWQDLISSPTKAVIVANIQAANFAIKIPYQISTGISGWNEISDSTVSFNPGTGVFTAPRTGVYLVSFTYDFVRIPIVSGYFSEARYVVNGSNTVKKCVKSFSNISKQAQVAGSCVAGVQLNKGDTFQPQIYQSVYNGSLSLRTDISSASNDYGFVNLSILEQ, encoded by the coding sequence ATGAAAAATTTAATTATTTTGAGGAAATGGATATTCATTGCCGGATGCCTTTTTATACATTCCTTAACAGCACAGGTTGGTATTAATACCTCTAATCCCCAAACCATTTTCCATATAGACGGAGCTAAAGATAATCCGGCATCCGGAACTCCTTCTTCTGTACAAGCCTCCAATGATGTAGCAGTTACCTCTTTGGGAGAAATAGGGATAGGTATTCTGTCTCCAGTTGTAAAGATCGATACAAGATCTGCCAGTAATACTGACAATTCGATTGGGGTGGGAGAGACTTCCCAGACTGCGTCTGTAGCAGGAAGTGGGGCGATAAGATATAATCCGTTAAATGGAGGGAAGATGCAGTATTCTGATGGAATAGTATGGCAGGATCTTATTTCTTCACCCACTAAAGCTGTAATCGTGGCGAATATTCAGGCAGCCAACTTTGCAATTAAAATTCCTTACCAGATTTCTACGGGTATTTCCGGCTGGAATGAAATCTCCGATTCTACAGTCAGTTTTAATCCGGGTACAGGAGTTTTTACTGCTCCACGAACAGGTGTATATCTGGTCTCTTTTACTTATGATTTTGTGAGAATTCCTATAGTATCCGGTTATTTTTCTGAGGCCAGGTATGTAGTGAACGGAAGCAATACCGTAAAAAAATGTGTAAAATCTTTTTCCAACATCTCAAAACAGGCACAAGTTGCAGGTTCATGTGTTGCAGGAGTCCAGCTTAATAAAGGAGATACCTTCCAGCCACAGATTTATCAGTCTGTTTATAATGGCAGTTTGAGTTTACGTACAGATATTTCTTCTGCAAGTAATGACTATGGCTTTGTAAATCTTTCAATTTTAGAACAATAA
- a CDS encoding complement C1q domain-containing protein, which produces MKKQLIPALLMCGSVWMSAQVGINMSTPERILHVDGLKNTSASTLSSYYDDVVITSSGNMGVGTKTPKTRLDLRSGERLNAMGIGGTVQTAAAAKAGALRYNSGTQDLSYSNGTSWISLAHKTSNDFVDAENSSAQNFTDGVPSAITGWTERTDVNDSFNASTGIFTASKTGVYVVSFSISLASGNIGNDSRYETLIQTNSASSSTNKVFKCVGSYPGNNTIENRVAGNCSGIFNLNQGDNITVSLNQKLGSSKTLDTDATLTSLSIFGL; this is translated from the coding sequence ATGAAAAAACAATTAATACCAGCCTTGCTCATGTGCGGAAGTGTATGGATGAGTGCTCAGGTAGGAATTAATATGTCTACTCCTGAGAGGATATTACATGTGGATGGTCTGAAAAATACTTCAGCTTCCACCCTTTCCAGCTATTATGATGATGTAGTGATCACCTCTTCCGGAAATATGGGAGTGGGAACGAAAACTCCCAAAACGAGATTGGATCTAAGATCTGGAGAGCGATTAAATGCTATGGGGATCGGAGGAACTGTGCAGACAGCTGCTGCTGCTAAAGCCGGTGCGCTGAGGTATAACTCAGGGACGCAGGATCTTAGCTACTCTAATGGGACTTCCTGGATCTCTCTGGCCCATAAAACATCCAATGATTTTGTAGATGCCGAAAATTCTTCTGCACAGAATTTTACTGATGGAGTACCATCTGCAATCACGGGCTGGACAGAGAGAACAGATGTTAACGATAGTTTTAATGCATCTACGGGAATTTTCACAGCTTCAAAAACAGGAGTGTACGTCGTTTCTTTTAGCATTTCATTGGCTTCAGGAAATATTGGCAATGATTCCCGGTATGAAACGCTCATTCAAACGAACTCAGCTTCTTCCTCAACGAATAAAGTGTTCAAATGTGTAGGGAGTTATCCGGGAAATAATACGATTGAAAACCGTGTGGCCGGAAATTGTTCAGGAATATTTAATTTAAACCAAGGAGACAATATTACCGTGAGCCTGAACCAGAAGCTGGGAAGTTCAAAGACTTTAGATACAGATGCAACCCTTACCTCTTTAAGTATTTTCGGATTATAA
- a CDS encoding helix-turn-helix domain-containing protein translates to MKKKITLFFFFIISIFTFSQTFDFDGQYKYARVLSSKNPDSSEIVLNHIIDSAQKRNVPEYLAKAYYLKSYNSYLKSDAKSSLDFAEKALKISTQNNYSIGKALAYRMQGTQYAKLGLLNESSKSLESALSEVKNNNTDEGHELKGMIYNSFLILLNKNEYKKKEFYSISAIREFQKIKNTSRRNELLVSAYTNIGYSLSEVSRFTEAKPYFVKALSLVGESNYYLKSNILNDIGFSFFKQNKPDSSVLYYQKALAIVNRYGFNEKKIEVTKNLEEAYSQLNDVPNVQKYNLENLKLKDSIAYNKAMAVNKTLSKKEENFDQQLTKSKKVSTTLVAACLILTAILGIVVLHIMSLRKKHKEMVSKIYQEGISPVIYEEDPIEKGEEPLPQAINHPSEIKISPEVEENILVGLQNFEENLHFNDKNISRYNLSHTLNINTKYLSAVIKKHKNFNFNQYINHLRINYIVNQLKNEPQYRKYKINHLAEITGYSSHSAFSLEFKKVVGLHPSAFIKTLDEIT, encoded by the coding sequence ATGAAGAAAAAAATCACTTTATTTTTCTTTTTCATTATTTCAATTTTTACATTCTCACAAACATTTGATTTTGATGGACAATATAAATATGCCCGGGTTCTTTCTTCTAAAAATCCGGACAGTTCAGAAATTGTTTTGAATCATATTATTGATTCTGCACAGAAAAGAAATGTGCCGGAATATCTTGCTAAGGCTTATTATTTAAAATCATACAACAGTTATCTAAAATCAGATGCCAAAAGCAGTCTTGATTTTGCAGAAAAAGCCTTAAAAATTTCCACGCAAAACAATTATTCAATAGGGAAAGCATTGGCTTACAGAATGCAGGGAACACAATATGCAAAATTAGGTCTTCTCAACGAATCTTCCAAAAGTCTCGAAAGTGCTTTATCTGAGGTAAAAAACAATAATACTGATGAAGGGCACGAATTGAAAGGAATGATCTATAATTCTTTTTTGATTCTCTTGAATAAAAATGAGTACAAAAAGAAAGAATTCTATTCAATAAGTGCTATCCGAGAATTTCAAAAGATCAAAAACACCTCTAGAAGAAATGAACTACTGGTCTCTGCTTATACCAATATAGGCTACAGTTTATCCGAAGTCAGCAGGTTCACAGAAGCAAAGCCTTATTTTGTAAAGGCTCTTTCTTTAGTAGGTGAGAGTAATTATTATCTTAAATCTAATATTCTCAATGACATCGGATTCTCATTTTTTAAACAAAACAAGCCTGACAGTTCTGTTTTATATTACCAAAAAGCATTGGCCATCGTTAATCGGTATGGTTTTAATGAGAAAAAAATAGAGGTCACAAAAAATCTTGAAGAAGCCTATTCTCAGTTGAACGATGTTCCCAATGTTCAGAAATACAATCTTGAAAATCTTAAATTAAAAGACAGTATTGCTTACAATAAAGCCATGGCCGTCAATAAAACACTTTCAAAAAAAGAAGAGAATTTTGATCAGCAGCTTACAAAAAGTAAAAAGGTTTCAACAACCTTAGTTGCCGCCTGCCTTATTTTAACTGCCATCTTGGGTATTGTTGTGTTACACATCATGAGCCTTAGAAAAAAACATAAAGAAATGGTCTCTAAAATATACCAGGAAGGGATTTCTCCGGTTATTTATGAAGAAGATCCTATAGAAAAAGGAGAAGAACCCTTACCACAAGCTATCAACCATCCTTCAGAAATAAAAATTTCCCCTGAAGTAGAGGAAAATATTTTAGTAGGCTTACAGAACTTTGAGGAAAATCTGCATTTTAATGACAAGAATATCTCGCGTTACAATCTTTCCCATACTTTGAATATTAATACAAAATATCTTTCAGCAGTCATTAAAAAGCACAAAAATTTCAACTTCAATCAGTACATCAATCATCTTCGGATCAACTATATTGTTAATCAATTAAAAAATGAACCACAATACCGGAAATACAAAATCAATCATCTTGCTGAGATTACAGGATATTCTTCGCACAGTGCCTTCTCTCTTGAATTCAAAAAAGTAGTAGGGCTTCATCCCTCCGCTTTTATCAAAACTTTGGATGAGATCACCTGA
- a CDS encoding YdeI/OmpD-associated family protein produces MEKYSSKVDTYIEKSQDFAKPILNYIRETVHEYCPDAEETMKWSFPHFIYKGKNLCAMASFKQHCTFGFWLEKEMKTMQEITQDIEKNSMFSLGKITKIENLPSKAQLKKAIKEAMELTDMGVTMKKAAPTKTEAEIPDYFLSALKAQPKALGIFEKASPSFRKEYITWIVEAKTEATRNKRMEQSLEWIAEGKGRNWKYEKK; encoded by the coding sequence ATGGAAAAATACAGCTCAAAAGTAGACACCTATATTGAAAAATCTCAAGATTTTGCGAAACCTATTTTAAATTATATCCGCGAAACAGTTCATGAATACTGCCCTGATGCAGAAGAAACCATGAAATGGAGTTTTCCACATTTTATTTACAAAGGGAAAAACCTTTGTGCTATGGCTTCATTCAAACAACACTGTACATTCGGCTTCTGGCTGGAAAAAGAGATGAAAACCATGCAGGAAATCACTCAAGATATTGAGAAGAACTCTATGTTTAGCCTAGGTAAAATTACAAAGATTGAAAACCTTCCCTCAAAAGCTCAGCTGAAAAAAGCCATCAAAGAAGCTATGGAGCTTACCGATATGGGGGTGACTATGAAAAAAGCGGCTCCTACCAAAACAGAAGCGGAAATTCCTGATTATTTTCTATCTGCACTAAAAGCTCAGCCAAAAGCATTGGGCATTTTTGAAAAAGCCTCTCCATCATTCAGAAAAGAATACATTACATGGATTGTAGAGGCAAAAACAGAAGCTACCCGGAATAAAAGAATGGAACAGTCTTTGGAATGGATTGCTGAAGGAAAAGGGAGGAACTGGAAATATGAAAAAAAATAA
- a CDS encoding serine hydrolase domain-containing protein — protein MRILKYMIGGAAAGAAAAYFLGYDYLFSGISKTYLKGRSSAYIDDGNLFPSNPIPTGSPKRWEEHSEYNKKELPKILVDNLKHSKTAAFVVIKDGKILHEQYWEGYNQLSQTNSFSMAKAVTVMLLGKALEEGIINNINENLSNFYPEFKEKTFGDQVTIKNLAQMESGLDWDENYNSPFLPNAKAYYGKSLAKAVFSRKFKELPGTRFEYQSGTTQLLGFVLKKALQQPLANYLSEKFWIPMGMEQDAKWSTDNYGMEKTYCCIHSNARDFAKLGLLFLNDGKVDDHQVLNTGFIEHMRTPTKKSENIYGMGLWINHDNPIKHYYFLGLQGQYIIMVPEYNMVIVKTGSYANNPKNDRGRPDQVKFLVNETVQLFQ, from the coding sequence ATGAGAATACTAAAATACATGATAGGTGGTGCAGCGGCCGGAGCTGCGGCTGCTTACTTTTTGGGATATGATTATTTATTTAGTGGCATTTCCAAAACTTACCTTAAAGGAAGATCAAGCGCCTATATTGATGATGGAAACCTGTTTCCCAGTAATCCCATTCCTACAGGATCTCCTAAACGATGGGAAGAGCATTCCGAATACAACAAAAAGGAATTACCGAAAATCTTAGTTGATAATTTAAAACATTCTAAAACGGCAGCTTTTGTAGTGATAAAAGATGGGAAGATTCTTCATGAACAATACTGGGAGGGCTATAATCAGCTCTCTCAGACCAACTCTTTTTCTATGGCAAAGGCTGTTACTGTTATGCTTTTAGGAAAAGCTTTAGAAGAAGGGATAATTAATAATATTAATGAAAACCTATCCAATTTTTATCCTGAATTTAAAGAGAAAACTTTCGGAGACCAGGTTACCATTAAGAATCTGGCTCAAATGGAATCTGGTCTTGACTGGGATGAAAACTATAATAGCCCTTTTCTTCCTAATGCCAAAGCGTATTATGGAAAGAGTCTTGCAAAGGCAGTATTTTCACGAAAGTTCAAAGAGTTGCCAGGAACAAGGTTTGAATATCAAAGCGGAACCACTCAGCTTCTTGGTTTTGTCTTAAAAAAAGCACTTCAACAACCATTAGCCAACTATCTCTCTGAAAAATTCTGGATTCCAATGGGAATGGAACAGGATGCAAAATGGAGTACAGATAATTATGGAATGGAAAAGACCTATTGCTGTATCCACTCCAATGCAAGAGACTTTGCCAAACTGGGACTTTTATTTCTGAATGATGGTAAAGTTGATGATCATCAAGTTCTTAACACAGGTTTTATTGAACATATGAGAACCCCAACAAAAAAGTCTGAAAACATTTACGGAATGGGCCTTTGGATCAATCACGACAACCCCATCAAACATTATTATTTCCTAGGACTTCAGGGACAATATATCATTATGGTTCCTGAGTATAATATGGTCATCGTGAAAACCGGAAGTTATGCCAACAATCCCAAAAATGACAGAGGTAGACCAGATCAGGTGAAGTTTCTGGTGAATGAAACCGTACAATTATTTCAATAA
- a CDS encoding M48 family metalloprotease, whose product MTRKLIVLMCFLLSLAGISQTYKAIDTADYLQRKEFLKSFTVNNENLIKGLRSQYSGRGGSEISKIYKEFGTDFEKQVKNKDFVFKSEFDVVIKSLVERLRKNNPKIPKDLKILIARDNTPNAYCLADGTFVINMGLYIWMDNEAQIAGVISHELGHKIEEHTMKMVLSLVEQNELDKSTVQNIKETTDRQSLGRNQKAFDIFKNRLYKKSIQKRKQEIQADSLGYVIFRNSEFKKSEFINGLQILQTFDTISPRELKIETYKKLFDLPKQAFKEKWMKKEDFSLYNYNFYKEKLNKDSVASHPEMVRRIEKLKKTFPELNRSVEPEKPSEAYLALKKTARMEILPNYFHSEDYGVGIYTAMQFLQDGEEEKYYKDWLGKCFTKIYEARKKYNLNRYLDRIEPKNQSESYQQFLNFMWNLGLDEIKNISDYYQVAGIAATPK is encoded by the coding sequence ATGACCAGAAAACTTATTGTATTGATGTGCTTCCTGCTGTCCTTAGCAGGAATTTCCCAAACTTATAAAGCAATAGATACCGCAGATTATCTTCAGCGGAAAGAGTTTTTAAAAAGTTTTACAGTCAATAATGAAAATCTGATCAAAGGGCTGAGGTCACAGTATTCCGGACGGGGAGGTTCTGAAATTTCCAAAATATATAAAGAATTTGGAACTGATTTTGAAAAACAGGTGAAAAATAAAGACTTTGTTTTTAAATCTGAGTTTGATGTAGTCATTAAATCTCTGGTAGAGCGTCTTAGAAAAAATAATCCCAAAATTCCAAAAGATCTTAAAATTCTAATCGCAAGAGATAATACTCCTAATGCTTACTGTCTTGCGGATGGTACTTTTGTTATTAATATGGGACTGTATATCTGGATGGATAATGAAGCTCAGATTGCGGGTGTAATTTCCCATGAATTGGGACATAAAATAGAGGAGCATACAATGAAAATGGTTCTAAGTCTTGTGGAGCAAAATGAGTTGGATAAAAGTACCGTACAGAATATCAAGGAAACTACAGATAGACAAAGCCTTGGACGAAATCAAAAAGCATTTGACATTTTTAAAAACAGGCTTTACAAAAAAAGTATCCAAAAAAGAAAGCAGGAAATACAGGCAGATTCTTTGGGATATGTTATTTTTAGAAACAGTGAATTTAAGAAAAGTGAATTTATCAATGGTTTACAAATACTTCAGACATTTGACACAATTTCTCCCAGAGAACTCAAGATAGAGACTTATAAAAAACTTTTTGATCTCCCAAAACAGGCCTTCAAGGAGAAATGGATGAAGAAAGAAGATTTTTCCCTTTACAATTACAACTTTTATAAAGAAAAGCTAAACAAAGATTCTGTAGCATCACATCCCGAAATGGTTAGAAGGATAGAAAAACTTAAAAAGACTTTTCCTGAACTTAATAGGTCTGTAGAACCGGAAAAACCTTCAGAGGCTTATCTTGCTTTGAAAAAAACGGCAAGAATGGAAATTCTTCCTAATTATTTTCATTCTGAAGATTATGGAGTAGGGATTTATACAGCAATGCAGTTCCTTCAGGATGGGGAAGAAGAAAAATACTATAAAGACTGGCTGGGCAAATGTTTTACTAAAATCTACGAAGCCAGAAAAAAGTATAATCTGAACCGTTATTTGGATCGGATAGAACCTAAAAATCAAAGTGAAAGCTATCAGCAGTTCCTGAATTTTATGTGGAACCTGGGTCTGGATGAGATCAAAAATATTTCAGATTATTATCAGGTCGCTGGAATTGCTGCAACACCCAAATAG